The following are encoded in a window of Gossypium raimondii isolate GPD5lz chromosome 13, ASM2569854v1, whole genome shotgun sequence genomic DNA:
- the LOC105781177 gene encoding uncharacterized protein LOC105781177 — MGGGKGGSGGGSKGGCGGSGGGSGNVGGGSTSKGGGGASGMMVAPGSGGAAIISRGAFESNPQGYFAGLHSSEKGNK; from the coding sequence GTGGAAGTGGCGGTGGCAGCAAAGGTGGTTGCGGAGGCAGCGGTGGTGGCTCTGGAAATGTTGGAGGAGGAAGCACATCCAAAGGCGGAGGTGGGGCTTCGGGAATGATGGTAGCTCCGGGGAGTGGAGGTGCGGCCATTATATCGAGGGGCGCATTCGAGAGCAACCCTCAGGGATACTTTGCTGGTCTGCATTCAAGTGAAAAgggcaataaataa